GGAGATGAGCGACCGCAGCGACCTGTCGGCGGCCCGTCGTCTCGCCACCAAGGTGGACATGTCGGCGGCAGCCGTGACGCGCCGGCTGCGCACCCAGGCCGCGCTGCGCGACGCCTGCCTGGCCTGGGGCCGAAGCCGGCCCTCCGGCCGCCCTGGCGGCTAGGGTCCCGGTGATGAGCCACCCGGCCGCCCCGATCCGGTTCACCTCCAGCGACAGCGCCGGCACTCGGGCAGGTCGACGGGGACGTCTGGGTTGACCTGGCGATCGGCGCGGGGGCGGACCTCCCCGCTGATCCAGGGCGCCGCCTGGGAGCTGACCGCGACCGGCCCGCCGACACGCATCGGGATGCAGGACGGGTATCTCACGGTGGATTTCGGGCCGACGGGGCACTTCCATTTGTGCATCGGCGAGCGCCGCGGGGAGCCGGGCAACCCGACCCCGCCCGAGCTGGCCGCCCACCGGCGGACGAAGCGCGCGGAGCTCTACCGCCGGATCAACCGCGAGGGAACGCCGGACAGCTGGGGCTTGCGCCTGTTCAACGGGAAAGACGAGCCGCAGATCACCGTCCTGTTTCCCAACCCCTTTCTGACGGGTAAGCTCGGAGTTCGGACGCCCGACTGGTCGGCCTTGGCCTTGTGGGACCGTGTGCGCCGGCAGTATCTTGGCCTCGATCCCGACCCCCGCGACCGCTCGGGCCAGCGGATGATCCACCCGTAGAGCCTTGCCGGGCGAGACTTCCGGTTCTGGCCGAGAGCGACCACCAACGACCCCGTCTGGCCTGGATCTTGTGGTTTACGGGGGCCGAGTCACTCGCGAGGGCGTACGTACGCAAGACCGGGCGCTGAGCTGAGAAGACGCAGACGCTCAGCACGCTGTCCCGGGAGGTCCCACGCCGATCACCTGGAACGCCCGCGCCGCCGCCGCCGTCCGCCCCTCGACCCCGAGCTTCGCGTAGATGTGCTCGAGGTGCTTGTGCACGGTCCGCGGGGAGATTCCGAGGATCCTGGCGATCACCGCGTCGGCCTTGCCCTCGGCGACCCAGGCGAGCACCTCCGCCTCGCGGCGGCTGAGGCCGAGGATCTCGAGGGCCGGCGTGGGCAGCCGCGTGTACTGCTCGTGAAGGAGCAGGAGCGGCTGCCCAGACACCGAGAGCCGGCGGACGACGAGGCGCTTTCCCTCCCGCTCGACGACGAGCGGCGCGCGGCACGACGGGCGGCGCGTCCTGGTCGGCGAGCGACGCCTCCCGGTCGACCCAGGATCGGAGCGCCTCGGGGAGCGCCCGGGCCGCCCCGGGGCCGGGAGCGAAGAACTCCGCCAGCAGCCGCCCCGCCCGCGGGGTCAGCCACCCGATGCGCCCGCCGGGCGCCACGGCGAGGAGCCCGGCGTCGAGCTCCTCGAGCGCCCGCCGCTCCGCCGCCTGCGCCTCCTGGATCCGGCTGGCCGCCTCGGCGTTGCGGTAGGCCTGGACCAGATGCGGCCGGAGCAGGTCCAGGAGGAGGCGGTCGCGCTCGGAAAAGTCCCTCCGATGGCGGTTGAGGGCGATGGCGATCTCGAGGGAGGGCTTGGCGCGAAAGTGCGCGATCATCTGATATTCGACGTCGGCGCGCCGGTAAAAGTCCTGGTAGATGCCGAGATCGTGGAACTGGCGCCGGGAGATGAAGTCCGACACCCTCAGCGCCCGCCCGTTACCGGTGCGCATGTGGTGCACGACGATCGGATGCTGATGGAGGAGCGGCCCGAGAATCTCGCGGCCCCGGGGCGGGTCGGCCTCGGCGGGCTCGACGAGATAGTCGATGCGCTGCTTGTGGAAGTCGTACTCGGTGTAGGCGGTGACGTCGGAGAAGATGGCCCGGGTCAGCCGAGTTGAGACCTGCCGGCCGAAGGCACGGAGATCGCGGCTCGCGTAGATCTCCCCGAGAAGCTCGAGCGCCGCTCGCCAGTCCCGCTGAGCCAGCCGCATGACCGCTCCCTCGGGCGAATACGCAAGAATGCGTATCGACGCTAGGCCTTGGCGTTGGGAAAGTCAAGGCCAGATGGGGGAGCCGAGGCGAGCTCGAATGAGCCGACCACGCGCCTTCCCGAGGCCGCCGTGAGCAGGATCCAAGCTTCGCCCGTGACCGATCGCGACGAACCGTCGTCCGCCGGTTCCCGTCAATTCGGCGTCGGCCGTGCGATGGTCCTCATCGCCGGCGCGTCATTCCTCGTCCTTGGGCTGCCGCCGGCGTGGCTGGGCGCCCAGGTCGCCAGCCAGACCCGGGGCTCCGCCGTCGATGCGGGCGGTTATCGCGCGCCGGGTGTCGACGACGGCGTGGCCGTGGGTGAGGCGGGCACCCTTCCCGTGAGCCCCGGGGTGCTCATCAGATTTGCCGGTCTCGACGAGCTGACCGCGGGCGGTGTCGTCCCGCCCTCCCCGAGCGTCGCCAAGGGCGTGAGCCGCGTGATCCAGGCGGCGAACTCGGCGCTCCGCCTCTCCACGGTGACCGGCGCGCCGTTGCAGACGAAGACGCTGCGCGCCTTCTTCGGCGCGCCGGACCGGGGGGCTGTCCTCGACCCCCAGGTGCTCTTCGACCAGAACGAGGCTGACCGCCGCTTCTACATCGCCGCGCTGCAGCATCGGGGCACGACGGAGGCCAGCGGGACGTCGCTGATCCACCTGGCCGTGTCCCGGAGTCCTGAGCCGCCCGACCTGGAGCCCGACCACTGGTGCCGGTACGCCATCGACGCCAAGCGGGACGGCGGAACGGCCCTGGCGAGCCGCGCGGGGGACCTGACCCTGACGGTCGGGTCGGCGCGGCTCGTCCTGACCACCGACCAGTATCGGTTTGCGACGAACGCCTTCACCTTCGCCGTCATCCGCGTGCTCGACAAAGTCGCCCTGTCCCGCAACACTGGCGCCTGCCCGTCGCTCCCCGGGACCGTGGTGTTTCAGCCGGCCGCGGCGCCCGGCGACCGCTCGTTCTTCGCCCTGCAGCCGGTCCAGAGCCCGGGTCCGTGGGCGGCCGACCTGCGCGACCCGGTCTACTTCGTCAACACCGGGTTCACCGGCACCAGCTCCGACGACCGCTATCGGGTCTCGCGGATCTGGGATACGCCGCCGACGTTCCGGAGCCTCGTGCTGCGGGGCGCGCGGCGGTACGCGAGCCCGCCGGATTCGCCCCAGCCGCGGAGCGCGGTGCGGCTCGACACCGGCGACGCCCGCATCAGGCAGGCGGCCGGAGGGCGGGCGACGGCAGAGGCGATCACCGTCACGTACCTCACGGCGGTCCACGCCACGCGGTGCCACGTAGGAGCGGCCTCACCCACGGCATGCGTCATGTGGGTCCGGGTCGAGGTGACCCCGATCGCGGCGGCGTTCGCGCGGATCGACCAGCAGCTGATGCTCGGCGGGGGCCCGGGGATCTTCGACTCGTTCCCGGGCGTCGCCGAGGGGGCCGACGGCGTGAGCGTGGTGGCGTTCCAGCGGAGCGGCCCCGGCAGGTTCTTGCATGGCCTGGTGATGGTGAAGCCGTTCTCGGCCGAGGCCTTCGGGCCCGCCGTCCTGCCGGCCACCCCGACCGGCCAGTGCGCGCTGGCGGCCCCGAGGGCCATGGGGGATGCCATCACGGTGCGGCGGGATCCCGTCCGCCTCCAGTACTGGGTGAGCACGGTGCGGGCGATCTCGGTCGCCGGCCGATGCGTGTGGGAGACCGCCGTCGTCAACCTCCGGCCCTAGCGCACCAGGTCGTCATGGTGGCTGACGGAGATTCGTCGACACCTCTGACGAAGCGTCCG
Above is a window of Candidatus Methylomirabilota bacterium DNA encoding:
- a CDS encoding helix-turn-helix transcriptional regulator, encoding MSGQPLLLLHEQYTRLPTPALEILGLSRREAEVLAWVAEGKADAVIARILGISPRTVHKHLEHIYAKLGVEGRTAAAARAFQVIGVGPPGTAC